One segment of Brassica napus cultivar Da-Ae chromosome C3, Da-Ae, whole genome shotgun sequence DNA contains the following:
- the LOC106391653 gene encoding uncharacterized protein LOC106391653, which yields MESEREEVKNGGVEEDERALKRKREKEWAAASSPPQLDDITDDQDNAFKVRGKNSRRIEVCRDCPYLDTVIVRVLSSTLII from the exons ATGGAAAGTGAGAGAGAAGAAGTCAAGAATGGTGGTGTTGAGGAGGATGAGAGAGCGCTGAAGcggaagagagagaaggagtgGGCTGCTGCTTCATCACCTCCACAACTGGATGATATCACAGACGACCAAGATAACGCCTTTAAGGTTCGTGGAAAGAATTCACGCCGCATTGAAGTTTGCCGCGATTGCCCTTATCTCGATACAGTCATCGTCAG GGTATTATCTTCCACGCTGATTATATGA